A genomic window from Synechococcus sp. WH 8016 includes:
- a CDS encoding GNAT family N-acetyltransferase, producing MRPIQATDIPLLREIFVDAIHSQAAQIYSPEQIHAWASLAWLPGLLDRTLEEGQGWISGVDDGFAIRHPSNRLSMLYCRGRSSRQGHGSALLKAIECDAQRMGIKRLQTEASLLSRPMLERRGWMVIAPEPFTIAGVPFLHFKMDKRLG from the coding sequence ATGCGACCCATCCAAGCCACTGACATCCCTTTGCTACGCGAAATTTTCGTGGATGCCATTCATAGCCAAGCCGCTCAGATTTACAGCCCAGAACAAATACACGCTTGGGCAAGCCTCGCTTGGCTACCAGGACTATTGGATCGCACCTTGGAAGAAGGCCAAGGCTGGATCAGTGGAGTCGATGATGGGTTCGCGATTCGCCATCCCTCCAACCGACTGTCAATGCTGTATTGCCGAGGTCGATCGTCTCGACAGGGACATGGCTCAGCGCTGCTTAAGGCCATTGAATGCGATGCCCAACGCATGGGAATCAAACGGTTGCAAACAGAAGCCAGCCTCCTCAGTCGGCCGATGCTGGAGCGACGGGGTTGGATGGTGATCGCTCCTGAGCCATTCACGATCGCCGGCGTGCCATTCTTGCATTTCAAAATGGACAAACGCTTGGGCTGA
- the gluQRS gene encoding tRNA glutamyl-Q(34) synthetase GluQRS: MELPVHLSRVLQNGQRLRQQGYRGRFAPTPSGPLHLGNVRTALLSWLHARVNKGQWLLRVDDLDTPRIRSGAIESVLQDLRWLGLHWDGPLVLQSRRRGLYGSFLSSLRKQGYLYPCRCSRRQLDGASIYPGTCRRLPQDWGLRNARLPAWRLRVAEPFSAQVGDVVLRRADGVIAYHMATSIDELAMGISEVVRGQDLVSVCAAQIAVMSSLGMASPRYGHVPLLCDPSGQKLSKREHATGVRSLRDRGDTAAQLIGQLASSLGLVPPEQAISAEELLEELRERQEKLTSLIAGADSSGKVRDRN, from the coding sequence ATCGAGCTTCCCGTTCACCTGAGTCGAGTCCTGCAGAACGGCCAGAGACTGCGCCAACAGGGCTACCGGGGGCGCTTTGCTCCCACGCCATCCGGTCCACTTCACCTCGGCAATGTGAGGACGGCTCTTCTGTCGTGGCTGCATGCCCGAGTCAATAAAGGGCAATGGTTGTTGCGGGTCGATGACCTTGATACGCCAAGGATTCGTTCTGGCGCCATTGAGTCGGTGCTGCAGGACCTCCGCTGGCTAGGCCTCCACTGGGATGGGCCCCTTGTGCTCCAGAGCAGACGCCGAGGCCTCTATGGCTCATTCCTTTCAAGCTTGCGGAAGCAGGGTTATCTCTATCCCTGTCGCTGTAGTCGCCGTCAGCTTGACGGTGCAAGCATCTATCCAGGAACGTGCAGGCGGCTCCCACAAGACTGGGGCTTGAGGAATGCGCGATTACCGGCCTGGAGATTGCGCGTTGCTGAGCCCTTCTCCGCTCAGGTAGGAGATGTCGTTCTTCGTCGCGCCGATGGAGTCATCGCTTATCACATGGCTACGTCCATCGATGAGTTGGCGATGGGCATCAGTGAGGTCGTGCGAGGGCAAGATCTGGTGTCGGTCTGTGCCGCTCAGATCGCTGTTATGTCCAGCCTGGGAATGGCCTCCCCGCGCTACGGGCATGTGCCGTTGCTCTGTGATCCGTCCGGCCAAAAACTGTCAAAACGCGAGCATGCGACAGGCGTGAGGTCGCTGCGTGATCGTGGAGATACGGCAGCGCAATTGATTGGCCAATTGGCTTCATCACTTGGGCTCGTGCCTCCCGAGCAGGCGATTTCGGCTGAAGAATTGCTGGAGGAGCTGAGAGAGCGTCAGGAGAAGCTCACCTCATTGATTGCTGGGGCTGATTCTTCAGGAAAAGTTCGGGATCGCAATTAA
- a CDS encoding HU family DNA-binding protein: MNKADLVNLVAARTELTKTDVSLVVDAAIDTIIDSVVEGKKVSILGFGSFEPRERSARQGLNPKTGEKIKIPAKRVPAFTAGKMFKDRVQG; encoded by the coding sequence ATGAACAAAGCTGATCTCGTCAACCTCGTTGCTGCTCGCACCGAACTCACCAAAACCGACGTCTCCCTCGTTGTGGACGCCGCTATCGACACCATCATTGATTCCGTTGTCGAAGGGAAAAAAGTTTCCATCCTTGGTTTTGGTTCGTTTGAACCACGCGAGCGTTCTGCTCGTCAGGGCCTGAACCCCAAAACCGGTGAAAAGATCAAAATTCCTGCCAAGCGTGTTCCCGCTTTTACCGCTGGCAAAATGTTCAAAGACCGCGTCCAGGGCTAA
- a CDS encoding glycogen-debranching protein, which translates to MSTIHRGSPWPLGSTITPRGVNFSVAAPAANRLELLIFSDAEAKAPEQVIELSEQHRSANYWHVEVEGLGAGCCYCYRVFGPIEPGGHGFRPAKVLVDPCARAIDGWNVYQRVAATGASPNSDRCLKSVVSERDAFDFQAHPRPRHSWQDTVIYELHIGGFTKRPDSGISPDRRGTYLGVIDKIPYLKEIGVTTIELLPIQAFDPNDAPAGRDNVWGYSPLSWFAPHHEYAVGADPHSARDQVRELVAACHDAGIEVLLDVVYNHTTEGNRNGPTLSWRGFADRNYYHQSDAGEYMDVSGCGNSIAANDPLSRQLILESLRCWAIELGIDGFRFDLGIALSRGEKLKPLEHPPLFEAMEADPQLSELKLVSEPWDCGGLYRLSDFPAKRIGTWNGHFRDALRSFWKGDEGSTWALGQRFRGSPDLYNGKAASLGSSVNLITAHDGFSLLDLVSFNNKHNLANGENNRDGENHNNSWNHGVEGPSSNRAIQALRQRQQRNLLSTLLLSRGVPMLLMGDEVGRSQGGNNNTWCQDSPLSWMIWGEDHCDHELQTFVRRLLDVRQQLASLFNPIQPHNEKKPLRSGDSDKLWRQWHGVELSKPDWANWSHCLALSLQQGHQGAVLWMGFNAYFKSMHFDLPEAASPWCRLIDTALPAGEDLPTQIERWTPSGVPLEARSLVVMVAQEYADRLSL; encoded by the coding sequence TTGAGCACGATCCATCGCGGCAGTCCCTGGCCCCTAGGCAGCACGATCACACCCCGCGGTGTGAATTTTTCCGTTGCGGCGCCAGCGGCCAATCGGCTCGAATTGCTGATTTTTTCCGATGCTGAGGCAAAGGCACCCGAACAGGTGATCGAGCTGTCGGAGCAGCATCGCTCCGCCAATTATTGGCATGTCGAGGTCGAAGGCCTTGGTGCTGGGTGTTGCTACTGCTATCGAGTGTTTGGCCCCATTGAGCCAGGTGGCCATGGATTTAGGCCCGCCAAGGTGCTTGTTGACCCCTGCGCCCGCGCCATTGATGGCTGGAACGTTTATCAGCGTGTAGCGGCGACCGGCGCATCACCCAACTCCGACAGGTGCTTGAAATCGGTGGTTTCCGAGCGAGATGCGTTCGATTTCCAAGCCCATCCCCGGCCTCGCCATAGCTGGCAAGACACCGTGATCTACGAGCTCCACATCGGAGGGTTCACCAAACGCCCTGACAGCGGTATCAGCCCCGATCGACGCGGAACCTATTTAGGAGTGATCGACAAGATCCCCTACCTAAAGGAGATCGGGGTCACCACGATCGAACTGCTACCGATCCAAGCCTTCGATCCCAACGATGCCCCGGCTGGTCGTGACAACGTTTGGGGTTACAGCCCTCTGAGTTGGTTCGCACCCCATCACGAATACGCGGTAGGCGCGGACCCCCACTCCGCTCGAGACCAGGTGCGTGAACTGGTGGCGGCCTGCCATGACGCAGGAATTGAGGTGCTTTTGGATGTGGTTTACAACCACACCACGGAGGGCAACCGCAACGGACCCACCCTGAGCTGGAGGGGGTTTGCCGATCGCAACTACTACCACCAGAGCGATGCGGGTGAGTACATGGATGTGAGCGGTTGTGGCAACAGCATTGCTGCCAACGATCCACTCTCCAGACAACTCATCCTCGAATCACTCCGCTGCTGGGCCATTGAACTGGGCATTGACGGCTTCCGCTTCGATTTAGGGATTGCTCTCAGCCGCGGAGAGAAGCTGAAACCTCTGGAACACCCACCCCTGTTTGAAGCGATGGAGGCTGATCCGCAGCTGAGTGAACTCAAGTTGGTGAGCGAACCCTGGGATTGTGGTGGGCTTTACCGGCTGAGTGATTTTCCGGCCAAAAGGATTGGCACCTGGAACGGACACTTCCGTGATGCTTTACGCAGTTTCTGGAAAGGAGATGAGGGCAGCACCTGGGCTCTTGGACAACGCTTTCGTGGCAGCCCCGATTTGTACAACGGGAAAGCGGCCAGTCTTGGCAGCTCAGTGAACCTGATTACGGCGCACGACGGCTTCAGCCTCTTGGACCTTGTGAGCTTCAACAACAAACACAATCTGGCCAATGGTGAAAACAACCGAGACGGTGAGAACCACAACAACAGCTGGAATCATGGCGTCGAAGGGCCGAGCAGCAATCGCGCCATCCAGGCACTCCGTCAGCGCCAACAACGCAATCTGCTCAGCACCTTGCTGCTGAGTCGTGGTGTCCCGATGCTGCTGATGGGCGATGAAGTCGGGCGCAGTCAGGGAGGGAATAACAACACGTGGTGCCAGGACAGCCCTCTCAGCTGGATGATCTGGGGAGAGGATCACTGCGATCACGAGTTACAGACCTTCGTGCGGCGCTTACTCGATGTGCGCCAACAACTTGCGAGCTTGTTCAATCCGATCCAGCCTCACAACGAAAAGAAACCACTCCGATCAGGAGATTCAGACAAGTTGTGGCGCCAGTGGCACGGAGTCGAGCTCAGCAAACCTGACTGGGCGAATTGGTCCCACTGTTTAGCGCTGAGCTTGCAGCAAGGTCACCAAGGTGCCGTGTTGTGGATGGGCTTCAACGCCTACTTCAAGTCCATGCACTTCGACCTACCGGAAGCGGCCTCGCCATGGTGTCGTTTGATCGACACAGCATTGCCTGCTGGAGAGGATCTACCAACACAAATCGAACGTTGGACGCCCTCTGGGGTTCCGTTGGAGGCGCGCAGCCTGGTGGTGATGGTGGCTCAGGAGTACGCAGACCGCCTGAGTCTTTGA
- a CDS encoding MFS transporter — MLAYGLGDAGTGLAATTLGFYLFPFFTCAAGLPAFIAGSLLTVIKIWDAINDPLIGWMSDHTQSRWGPRLPWMFAAALPLGISLAAMWWVPEGSTLQRTAYYVLMAILLMTAYTSVNLPYAALSTELTPDTAIRTRLNAARFTGSITAGTMGLLVAYLVLREGGGGYLLMGQITGTIAAVATLLCCWGLAPYAKKAQRPSGNEEPTLQQLRRIRSNPRFLLVLGLYLLLWFGLQLMQVVALIWLVQVIHVPAGMATLLLLAFNIAALIGLQLWSMLSNRHGRITALGWGSSIWIAACLLSMLLTPIPENSGMVALIPVIGLIMLVGLGASTAYLIPWSLLPDAIDADPTHPAGLYTAWMVFGQKFIIGLSMSVFGALLSLTGYISTKSCDGALSFVQQPESALIAIRLCMGLIPAVLVVLGLVMMRRWPDRGAHLHSA, encoded by the coding sequence ATGCTCGCTTACGGGCTTGGGGATGCAGGTACCGGACTGGCCGCCACAACACTGGGGTTTTATCTGTTCCCGTTTTTTACCTGTGCCGCAGGGTTGCCAGCTTTCATTGCCGGCTCCTTGCTCACCGTGATCAAAATCTGGGATGCGATCAATGATCCCCTGATCGGCTGGATGAGCGATCACACCCAGAGTCGATGGGGCCCAAGACTTCCTTGGATGTTTGCAGCCGCGTTGCCTTTAGGGATCAGCCTGGCAGCGATGTGGTGGGTCCCAGAGGGGAGCACCCTGCAGCGCACGGCGTATTACGTGTTGATGGCCATCCTGCTGATGACGGCTTATACGAGCGTGAACCTGCCCTATGCCGCGCTCTCCACGGAACTCACCCCGGATACGGCGATTCGCACCCGCCTGAATGCGGCCCGCTTCACCGGATCGATCACCGCGGGAACCATGGGGTTACTCGTTGCCTATCTCGTCTTGAGAGAAGGCGGCGGTGGCTACTTGTTGATGGGACAAATCACGGGAACGATCGCAGCGGTCGCAACCCTGCTCTGCTGCTGGGGCCTCGCCCCTTACGCCAAAAAAGCGCAACGTCCAAGCGGCAACGAAGAGCCCACGCTTCAGCAATTAAGACGCATCCGCTCCAACCCCCGTTTCCTTCTCGTTCTGGGGCTCTATTTGCTGCTGTGGTTCGGACTTCAACTGATGCAAGTCGTTGCCCTTATTTGGCTTGTCCAAGTCATCCACGTTCCCGCTGGAATGGCCACCCTGCTGCTCCTTGCCTTCAATATTGCGGCGTTGATCGGCCTCCAGCTGTGGAGCATGTTGTCCAACCGCCATGGACGCATCACGGCTCTCGGCTGGGGTTCGAGCATCTGGATTGCTGCTTGCCTGCTCTCCATGCTTCTCACCCCGATCCCTGAGAACAGCGGAATGGTTGCCTTGATCCCCGTGATCGGCCTGATCATGCTGGTGGGATTGGGGGCTTCAACGGCTTACCTCATCCCCTGGTCTCTGCTCCCTGATGCGATCGACGCGGATCCCACCCACCCAGCGGGCCTTTACACCGCATGGATGGTATTTGGACAAAAATTCATCATTGGACTGAGCATGAGCGTCTTTGGGGCTTTGCTTTCGCTCACTGGATACATCTCTACAAAGAGCTGCGATGGCGCCTTAAGTTTCGTTCAACAGCCCGAATCAGCCCTGATTGCCATTCGCCTTTGCATGGGCCTAATTCCAGCGGTGTTGGTGGTGCTGGGGCTTGTAATGATGCGACGCTGGCCTGATCGCGGCGCTCATCTCCACAGCGCTTAA
- a CDS encoding ABC transporter permease, producing MKSPRWLNRLGSSLLIGGQAVSATTKGRINTIDLFDQLQEAGPGSFLIVIITALAAGTVFNIQITAELNSMGAGSTVGGVLAIGLAREIAPLLTATLLTGKVATAYAAQLGTMKVTEQIDAITMLRTDPVEYLVVPRLIAMVVMAPVQCLLFFGVAIWSAQISSTSLYSIPPAVFWTAVRTWLDPDDLPFMLIKALVFGLQIGVIACGWGMTTKGGAKEVGTSTTGAVVMILVTVALMDVLLTSILFG from the coding sequence ATGAAGTCCCCGCGCTGGCTGAACCGACTTGGCAGCAGCCTGCTGATCGGCGGACAAGCTGTCTCGGCCACAACGAAAGGCCGGATCAACACCATTGATCTGTTTGATCAGCTCCAAGAAGCGGGGCCTGGAAGCTTTTTGATCGTGATCATCACGGCCTTAGCGGCCGGCACCGTGTTCAACATTCAAATCACAGCGGAGCTCAACAGCATGGGCGCCGGATCCACCGTGGGGGGTGTTCTCGCCATTGGCCTCGCCAGGGAGATTGCTCCCCTGCTCACCGCCACGCTGCTCACTGGAAAGGTGGCCACTGCCTATGCCGCCCAATTGGGAACGATGAAGGTCACCGAGCAGATCGATGCGATCACGATGCTCCGCACCGATCCCGTGGAGTACTTGGTAGTGCCGCGCCTCATCGCCATGGTGGTGATGGCACCCGTGCAATGCCTGTTGTTTTTTGGGGTTGCGATCTGGAGCGCTCAAATCAGCAGCACCAGCCTTTACAGCATTCCTCCGGCCGTGTTTTGGACCGCTGTGAGGACATGGTTAGATCCTGATGATCTGCCCTTCATGCTGATCAAAGCTCTGGTCTTTGGGCTTCAAATTGGCGTGATTGCCTGTGGATGGGGCATGACTACCAAAGGTGGTGCCAAAGAGGTTGGAACCAGCACCACTGGAGCTGTGGTCATGATCCTTGTCACCGTGGCCCTGATGGATGTCCTGCTCACCTCGATTTTATTCGGCTGA
- a CDS encoding DUF3119 family protein has protein sequence MTPSPTTSNVIISPSPRLALVILLLSAALWPLPLSPWPTLVVGLFGVFLLVQTYILKLEFSEDDLVVWRGQEVLRRFPFREWMSWRLFAPWLPGLFYFRETKSIHFLPILFNPAELQEQLEQRVGPLQQAKP, from the coding sequence ATGACACCCTCTCCAACGACCAGCAACGTGATCATCAGCCCAAGCCCCAGGCTGGCATTGGTGATTCTTCTGCTGAGTGCAGCCCTTTGGCCCTTACCCCTCAGTCCCTGGCCAACCCTCGTGGTGGGGTTGTTCGGTGTGTTTCTTCTGGTGCAGACCTACATCCTGAAGCTTGAATTCAGCGAGGACGATCTGGTCGTGTGGCGAGGGCAAGAGGTGTTACGCCGTTTCCCTTTTCGCGAGTGGATGTCTTGGCGCCTTTTCGCACCTTGGCTACCCGGACTGTTTTACTTCCGTGAAACCAAAAGCATTCATTTCCTTCCCATCCTGTTCAATCCAGCGGAACTTCAAGAGCAACTGGAACAACGGGTGGGGCCCTTACAACAAGCCAAGCCCTGA
- a CDS encoding DUF3086 domain-containing protein, with protein MPDDTDLTPQERSDETAETSSPEPEAPQSDGSAEETSTDDTSAENTSAETTSGPTGEAFISLALTELQQRRDALQQDINSLNQRKLQLEQEIAGSFVGQSDAIARRVKGFQEYLSGALQGMAQSVEQLELVSQPVVVKPSPLDQQTVSTQEGAPIAEPTPAVADTFRPDEALIRANLERFAEQPDFYADPWKLRRSLDQSDIALLEDWFFNQGGRGAQSSRGNRPRNVLVGSALIAILSDLYGDQFQTLVLAGQPERLGEWRRGLQDALGLGREDFGPNSGIVLFERGDALVERADRLEERGEVPLIVIDAAERVVDIPVLQFPLWMAFAAGPGEIYDDDNELL; from the coding sequence ATGCCTGACGACACCGATCTGACGCCCCAGGAGCGTTCCGACGAGACAGCCGAAACATCGTCACCTGAACCAGAAGCACCACAGAGCGACGGCTCTGCTGAGGAGACCTCTACTGACGACACCTCTGCTGAGAACACCTCTGCAGAAACGACTTCAGGCCCAACTGGAGAAGCCTTTATCAGCCTCGCCCTGACCGAGCTACAGCAACGCCGCGATGCCTTACAGCAAGACATCAACAGCCTCAACCAACGCAAGCTGCAGCTTGAGCAGGAGATTGCCGGGAGCTTTGTCGGTCAGTCCGATGCCATTGCGCGGCGCGTAAAGGGATTCCAGGAGTATCTAAGCGGCGCGCTTCAGGGCATGGCTCAATCGGTTGAGCAGCTCGAACTGGTATCTCAGCCGGTGGTCGTGAAGCCTTCTCCTCTGGATCAACAGACGGTTAGCACCCAGGAAGGGGCCCCCATTGCAGAGCCAACCCCAGCGGTCGCCGACACCTTCCGACCCGATGAAGCCCTGATTCGCGCCAACCTCGAGCGGTTTGCCGAGCAACCTGATTTTTATGCCGATCCTTGGAAGCTGCGCCGCAGCCTCGACCAAAGCGATATCGCCCTCCTTGAGGACTGGTTCTTCAATCAGGGCGGACGGGGAGCCCAGTCCAGTCGCGGGAATCGCCCGCGCAACGTTTTGGTAGGGAGTGCCCTGATCGCCATCCTTAGCGATCTTTATGGCGATCAATTCCAGACCCTTGTTTTGGCAGGTCAACCAGAGCGACTCGGCGAATGGCGGCGCGGATTGCAAGATGCCCTTGGCCTAGGCCGGGAAGACTTTGGTCCAAACAGCGGCATCGTGCTGTTTGAAAGGGGTGATGCCTTAGTTGAGCGCGCCGACCGCCTGGAAGAACGCGGTGAAGTTCCTTTGATTGTGATCGATGCCGCTGAGCGCGTCGTCGACATCCCCGTGCTTCAGTTTCCGCTGTGGATGGCCTTTGCGGCTGGCCCCGGTGAGATCTACGACGACGACAACGAGCTGCTCTGA
- the plsY gene encoding glycerol-3-phosphate 1-O-acyltransferase PlsY, with translation MGFFSLLLGYLLGSIPSGWLAGRWLKGIDLRDLGSGSTGATNVLRQVGKGPALVVFLIDVGKGAAAVLLARALGLGDWIQVLAGLTALAGHIWPVWLGFKGGKAVATGLGMFLGLAWPVGLASFGVFMAVFSLSRLVSLASVLAAISLPLLMAAGSGSTANLVVALVAMLLVLWRHRSNIQRLLNGTEPKMGQKS, from the coding sequence ATGGGTTTTTTTTCTCTTCTCCTCGGCTACCTACTTGGATCCATCCCCAGTGGCTGGCTTGCAGGTCGCTGGCTCAAAGGCATTGACCTGCGCGACCTCGGTTCGGGCTCCACGGGAGCCACCAATGTGCTCCGGCAAGTGGGCAAGGGTCCCGCGTTGGTTGTCTTTTTGATCGATGTGGGGAAGGGAGCCGCCGCTGTCTTGCTGGCCCGCGCGCTTGGCCTCGGTGATTGGATTCAGGTCTTAGCAGGTCTGACCGCCCTAGCTGGTCATATTTGGCCTGTTTGGCTGGGCTTTAAGGGCGGCAAAGCAGTCGCGACCGGATTAGGGATGTTTCTCGGCTTGGCATGGCCCGTGGGGCTGGCCAGTTTTGGCGTCTTCATGGCGGTGTTCAGCCTGAGTCGGCTCGTGTCACTGGCGAGCGTGTTAGCGGCGATCAGCCTGCCGCTGCTAATGGCGGCCGGTTCTGGCAGCACGGCCAATCTGGTGGTAGCCCTGGTGGCGATGCTGCTGGTGCTTTGGCGTCACCGCAGCAACATCCAAAGACTGCTCAATGGCACCGAGCCGAAGATGGGCCAGAAGTCTTGA
- the pyrF gene encoding orotidine-5'-phosphate decarboxylase, which produces MRVVRRRCVASSFSAESAERIIVALDGMAPEQALEFAAAVEGLRWVKVGLELFVQAGPQVVAQLRDQGLRVFLDLKFHDIPATMAGACRRAAALGAELITVHACAGSEALQAAQAAAVEGAQSSGQPLPTLLAVTVLTSWEQQRLQRELAISQDIAERVSALAQLSATAGIGGCVCSPLEVAALRAQHPEPFALVTPGIRPKGAAVGDQARVMGPAEAMAAGASKLVIGRPITKAENPSAAFAACFSGFSC; this is translated from the coding sequence ATGAGGGTCGTGCGGAGACGGTGCGTGGCTTCCTCTTTCTCGGCTGAATCAGCGGAACGGATCATCGTGGCCCTCGATGGCATGGCGCCGGAGCAGGCCCTGGAGTTTGCGGCCGCGGTGGAAGGGCTGCGCTGGGTGAAGGTGGGCCTGGAGCTGTTCGTGCAAGCGGGGCCGCAGGTGGTGGCTCAGTTGCGGGACCAGGGCTTGCGGGTGTTTCTGGATCTCAAATTTCACGACATTCCGGCGACCATGGCAGGTGCTTGCCGGCGGGCGGCGGCACTCGGAGCGGAGCTGATCACCGTCCATGCCTGCGCTGGCAGCGAAGCGCTGCAGGCGGCTCAGGCCGCGGCGGTGGAGGGGGCGCAAAGCAGCGGGCAGCCGCTGCCAACTCTTTTGGCGGTGACGGTGCTCACCAGCTGGGAGCAGCAGCGGCTCCAACGGGAACTCGCCATCAGCCAAGACATCGCCGAGCGGGTATCGGCCTTGGCGCAGCTGTCGGCAACTGCCGGCATTGGTGGATGCGTGTGTTCGCCTTTGGAAGTCGCGGCGCTACGGGCTCAGCATCCTGAGCCGTTTGCGCTTGTCACCCCGGGGATTCGCCCCAAGGGAGCGGCCGTGGGCGATCAGGCCCGGGTGATGGGGCCGGCTGAGGCGATGGCTGCTGGCGCCAGCAAGCTGGTAATCGGCCGGCCGATCACCAAGGCTGAAAACCCCAGCGCTGCGTTTGCCGCCTGCTTCAGTGGGTTTAGCTGCTGA
- a CDS encoding SMP-30/gluconolactonase/LRE family protein, with translation MTCRCVLPIAAGLAEGPCWWSERNILLWVDIEASRIGLFDPATGNNDFLYLPAHVGAVVPTSVGDLLLATAAGLMRMDPSSGAVTLLLDPEVDRPGNRFNDGKCDPWGRFWAGTMAYDFEPMAGALWRLDGDGRITRQRRQLTISNGLAWSQDRGTLYFIDSPTLKVMAFPLTSSGEIAAEPSICVQIPEDWDAVPDGMCIDAEGMLWIALFGGGAVTRWDPISGQLLDRLAVPCRQVTSCCFGGPHLDQLFMTTARREMDAAAIAAEPLAGGLFQADVGVKGLPADTFQVAA, from the coding sequence ATGACCTGTCGTTGTGTGTTGCCGATCGCCGCAGGGTTGGCAGAAGGACCCTGCTGGTGGTCTGAGCGGAACATTCTGCTTTGGGTGGATATTGAGGCTTCCAGAATTGGCCTGTTTGATCCTGCAACAGGAAACAATGATTTTTTGTATCTTCCTGCCCACGTGGGTGCTGTTGTTCCCACATCCGTCGGCGATTTGCTCTTAGCAACAGCGGCGGGGTTGATGAGGATGGATCCGAGCAGCGGGGCTGTGACCCTGTTGTTGGATCCAGAGGTCGACCGGCCTGGCAATCGCTTCAACGACGGTAAATGTGATCCTTGGGGCCGCTTTTGGGCCGGCACGATGGCCTATGACTTTGAGCCGATGGCTGGTGCTCTATGGCGGCTGGATGGTGATGGAAGGATCACGCGCCAACGCCGCCAGCTCACCATTTCCAACGGACTGGCTTGGAGTCAAGACCGTGGGACGCTCTATTTCATTGACTCGCCAACGCTGAAGGTGATGGCCTTCCCGCTCACCAGCTCAGGTGAGATCGCCGCAGAACCCAGCATCTGTGTGCAGATTCCAGAGGATTGGGATGCCGTTCCGGATGGCATGTGCATCGATGCGGAGGGAATGCTTTGGATCGCCCTCTTTGGTGGTGGGGCGGTCACGCGCTGGGATCCCATCAGCGGTCAATTGCTCGACCGATTGGCGGTGCCTTGTCGTCAGGTCACCTCCTGTTGTTTTGGCGGTCCCCACTTGGATCAGTTGTTTATGACGACCGCAAGAAGGGAGATGGATGCTGCTGCCATTGCGGCTGAGCCCTTGGCTGGTGGCCTGTTTCAGGCGGATGTGGGTGTGAAAGGTTTGCCTGCCGATACTTTTCAAGTGGCGGCTTGA